The following are from one region of the Capsicum annuum cultivar UCD-10X-F1 chromosome 1, UCD10Xv1.1, whole genome shotgun sequence genome:
- the LOC124898134 gene encoding secreted RxLR effector protein 161-like encodes MKAIPYASIVGSLMYVQICTRPGINFAVGMLGRYQSNPGMDHWKAAKKVLRYLQGTKDHMLTYRRSDHLDVVGYSDSNYVGCVDTRKSTFGYLFLLGGGAISRKTAKQLL; translated from the coding sequence ATGAAAGCtattccttatgcatcaatagttgggagtcttatgtatgtCCAAATATGTACAAGACCAGGCATCAATTTTGCTGTTGGAATGCTGGGTCGATATCAAAGTAATCCTGGAATGGATCACTGGAAGGCTGCAAAGAAAGTATTACGATACTTACAAGGAACGAAAGATCATatgctcacttatagaagatCTGATCATCTAGATGTGGTTGGATATTCAGATTCAAATTATGTTGGTTGTGTGGATACAAGAAAATCCACATTTGGATATTTATTTCTGTTAGGTGGAGGAGCAATATCAAGAAAGACTGCGAAGCAATTGTTATAG